From Solidesulfovibrio sp., a single genomic window includes:
- a CDS encoding ABC transporter transmembrane domain-containing protein, whose amino-acid sequence MPTALTCLEAVAEAHGLACDRRSLADRFGLGGAEPDTATLLAMAASVGLAATAAVMDVRGMARDGRFPLIARLANGNSVVVVGVREDAHAFRVRVADPLAATPGSFEVDEEGFSRSHAGEVILVVPRLARSGLRALAMVGRHHGLPLSHDGLAHAHGFDAAEPTPDELVAVAVKEGLKAEARRLAPDELTELGGAYPVLAVLVDDRVVILAGCRRDAAGSTVDVVDPTRLPPVRETVPLATFAAGWDGRAILLRRSYRLTDENQPFGLRWFVPEILRHRKEFTDAAVAAVMLYVLALAMPIYFQIVIDKVLTHKGLSTLQVLSCGMLVALAFEAGFTYLRGILVLHAASRIDIRVAGRTFARLTSLPLRFFGQSRVGVLIQHMQQADKIREFLSGKLFFTLLDALALVVFIPVLFFYSVPLTLLVLGLSLVLGVFLAVIVPVLRARLLTLYKAEGDRQSFLVETIRGMETVKALSLEPSRRRGFEDAAARAVSTRFTVGRIGNAATASVGFLEKVMILCIPWIGVFLVFDGSLSVGALIAFQMLAGRVTQPLVQMVSLVQEYQEKGLAVKMLAAIMNEPPERAGSGEGVRPKLAGEVVFEAVTFRYGPDAASPAALCGLTVRFAAGQMIGVAGRSGSGKSTLARLIQGLYAPTEGSIRFDGHDLRECDVAHLRRQIGVVLQDSFLFSGTVRENIAMARPGATMDEVVWAARLSGAEEFIRRLPRGYDTVLEENGSNLSGGQRQRLAIARALLTNPRILILDEATSALDAESEAIVQDNMARIGRERTTIVISHRLSMLAGADAILVLDAGRLADYGTHGELLARCAVYRDLWNSQNRHVMRMPATTNKLT is encoded by the coding sequence ATGCCCACGGCCCTGACCTGCCTGGAGGCCGTGGCCGAGGCCCATGGCCTGGCCTGCGACCGGCGCTCCCTGGCCGACCGTTTCGGCCTGGGCGGGGCCGAGCCCGATACGGCCACGCTCCTGGCCATGGCCGCTTCGGTGGGGCTGGCCGCAACGGCCGCCGTCATGGACGTGCGCGGGATGGCCCGGGACGGCCGTTTTCCGCTGATTGCCCGGCTGGCCAACGGCAATTCCGTGGTGGTCGTGGGCGTGCGCGAGGACGCCCACGCCTTCCGCGTGCGCGTGGCCGACCCGCTGGCCGCGACGCCGGGTTCCTTCGAGGTGGACGAGGAGGGCTTTTCCCGCAGCCATGCCGGGGAAGTCATCCTGGTCGTCCCGCGCCTGGCCCGCTCGGGGCTGCGCGCCCTGGCCATGGTCGGCCGGCACCACGGCCTGCCCCTGTCCCACGACGGCCTGGCCCACGCCCACGGCTTCGATGCCGCCGAACCGACACCCGACGAGCTGGTCGCCGTGGCCGTCAAGGAAGGCCTCAAGGCCGAGGCCCGCCGGCTCGCCCCGGACGAGTTGACCGAACTCGGCGGGGCCTATCCGGTCCTGGCCGTCCTGGTCGATGACCGGGTGGTCATCCTGGCCGGCTGCCGCCGCGACGCGGCCGGGTCCACCGTGGACGTGGTCGATCCCACCCGCCTGCCGCCCGTGCGCGAGACGGTGCCGTTGGCCACCTTCGCCGCCGGCTGGGACGGCCGGGCCATCCTTTTGCGCCGGTCCTACAGGCTGACCGACGAGAACCAGCCCTTCGGCCTGCGCTGGTTCGTTCCGGAGATCCTGCGCCACCGCAAGGAATTCACCGACGCGGCCGTGGCCGCGGTCATGCTCTACGTGCTGGCCCTGGCCATGCCCATCTATTTCCAGATCGTCATCGACAAGGTGCTCACCCACAAGGGGCTGTCCACCTTGCAGGTCCTCAGTTGCGGCATGCTCGTGGCCCTGGCCTTCGAGGCCGGCTTCACCTACCTGCGGGGCATCCTGGTGCTGCACGCCGCCTCGCGCATCGACATCCGGGTGGCCGGCCGCACCTTCGCCCGGCTGACCTCCCTGCCGCTGCGCTTTTTCGGCCAGTCGCGCGTGGGCGTGCTCATCCAGCACATGCAGCAGGCCGACAAGATTCGGGAATTTTTAAGCGGCAAGCTCTTTTTCACGCTGCTCGACGCCCTGGCCCTGGTGGTCTTCATCCCGGTGCTTTTTTTCTACAGCGTGCCGCTGACCTTGCTCGTGTTGGGCCTGAGCCTCGTGCTCGGCGTCTTTCTGGCCGTGATCGTGCCCGTCCTGCGCGCCCGGCTGCTGACCCTCTACAAGGCCGAGGGCGACCGGCAGTCGTTTCTGGTCGAGACCATCCGGGGCATGGAGACGGTCAAGGCCCTGTCGCTCGAGCCCTCGCGACGCCGGGGCTTCGAGGACGCGGCGGCCAGGGCCGTTTCCACGCGCTTCACCGTGGGGCGCATCGGCAACGCCGCCACCGCCTCGGTGGGGTTCCTGGAAAAGGTCATGATCCTGTGCATCCCCTGGATCGGCGTGTTCCTCGTCTTCGACGGCAGCCTGAGCGTGGGCGCGCTGATCGCCTTCCAGATGCTGGCCGGCCGCGTGACCCAGCCCCTGGTGCAGATGGTTTCCCTTGTCCAGGAGTACCAGGAAAAGGGGCTGGCCGTGAAAATGCTGGCCGCCATCATGAACGAGCCGCCCGAACGGGCCGGTTCGGGCGAGGGCGTGCGGCCCAAGCTGGCCGGCGAGGTGGTTTTCGAGGCCGTGACCTTCCGCTACGGCCCGGACGCGGCCTCGCCGGCGGCGCTTTGCGGCCTGACGGTGCGGTTCGCCGCCGGCCAGATGATCGGCGTGGCCGGTCGCAGCGGCTCGGGCAAATCGACGCTGGCCCGGCTGATCCAGGGCCTGTACGCGCCCACGGAAGGCAGCATCCGCTTCGACGGCCACGACCTGCGCGAATGCGACGTGGCCCACCTGCGCCGCCAGATCGGCGTGGTGCTCCAGGACAGCTTCCTTTTTTCCGGCACGGTGCGGGAGAATATCGCCATGGCCCGGCCGGGCGCCACCATGGACGAGGTGGTCTGGGCGGCGCGGCTTTCCGGGGCCGAGGAGTTCATCCGGCGGCTGCCGCGCGGCTACGACACGGTGCTCGAGGAAAACGGCTCCAACCTGTCCGGCGGCCAGCGCCAGCGCCTGGCCATTGCCCGGGCGCTGTTGACCAACCCGCGCATCCTGATCCTCGACGAGGCCACTTCGGCCCTCGACGCCGAATCCGAGGCCATCGTCCAGGACAACATGGCCCGCATCGGCCGGGAGCGCACGACCATTGTCATCAGCCACCGCCTGTCCATGCTGGCCGGCGCGGACGCCATTCTGGTACTCGACGCCGGGCGCCTGGCCGATTATGGAACCCACGGCGAACTGCTTGCGCGCTGCGCGGTCTACCGCGACCTCTGGAACAGCCAGAACCGGCACGTCATGCGGATGCCGGCCACGACGAATAAATTAACCTGA
- the trmFO gene encoding methylenetetrahydrofolate--tRNA-(uracil(54)-C(5))-methyltransferase (FADH(2)-oxidizing) TrmFO: MPIAIIGGGLAGCECALALARAGVASTVFECKPAVFSPAHVSPNLAELVCSNSLRSDEPVTAVGLLKVEMAELGSAVIAVARETAVPAGKALAVDRELFSAAMTARIEAEPLVTLVRREVMDLSDPALGGFEAVVVAAGPLASDRLVASLGEAIGGESLYFYDAIAPIVATDSVDMEQAFWASRWQEGEGDYLNCPLDEAQYKAFLAALLGARKVPSREFEKELHFEGCLPIEAMAERGERTLTFGPMKPVGLTDPRTGRRPYAVVQLRPENAERSTMNLVGFQTKLAYGEQERVFRLIPALHAAQFTRLGSIHRNTFVNAPKVLGERLELVARPGVYLAGQITGVEGYVESAACGLWLGVQLGARLGRGVEMSPPPRETALGALLHHLRTPAKKFQPSNVNFGLTPPLEERMKKANRKMAYPERARKAWGEWRDYS; this comes from the coding sequence ATGCCCATAGCGATCATCGGCGGCGGATTGGCCGGGTGCGAGTGCGCCCTGGCCTTGGCCCGGGCGGGCGTTGCGTCCACGGTTTTCGAGTGCAAACCGGCTGTTTTTTCCCCGGCCCACGTGAGCCCCAACCTGGCCGAGCTGGTGTGTTCCAATTCCCTGCGCTCCGACGAGCCGGTCACGGCCGTGGGACTCCTTAAGGTCGAAATGGCCGAGCTTGGCAGCGCGGTCATCGCCGTGGCCCGGGAGACGGCCGTGCCGGCGGGCAAGGCGCTGGCCGTTGACCGCGAGCTTTTTTCCGCGGCCATGACGGCGCGCATCGAGGCCGAGCCGCTGGTGACGCTCGTCCGCCGCGAGGTGATGGACCTGTCCGATCCGGCCTTGGGCGGCTTCGAGGCCGTGGTCGTCGCGGCCGGCCCCCTGGCTTCCGATCGGCTGGTGGCCAGCCTGGGCGAGGCCATCGGCGGCGAGAGCCTCTATTTCTACGACGCCATCGCGCCCATCGTGGCCACGGATTCCGTGGACATGGAGCAGGCCTTCTGGGCCTCGCGCTGGCAGGAGGGGGAGGGTGACTACCTCAACTGCCCGCTTGACGAGGCGCAGTACAAGGCGTTTTTGGCGGCGCTGCTCGGGGCGCGCAAGGTGCCGAGCCGGGAATTCGAGAAAGAGCTCCATTTCGAGGGCTGCCTGCCCATCGAGGCCATGGCCGAGCGGGGCGAGCGCACCTTGACATTCGGCCCCATGAAGCCGGTGGGGCTGACCGATCCGAGGACGGGCCGGCGGCCGTATGCGGTGGTGCAGTTGCGGCCGGAAAACGCCGAGCGTTCGACCATGAACCTGGTGGGTTTCCAGACGAAGCTGGCGTATGGCGAGCAGGAGCGGGTGTTTCGGCTGATCCCGGCCCTGCACGCGGCGCAGTTTACGCGTCTGGGGAGCATCCACCGCAACACCTTCGTCAATGCGCCCAAGGTGTTGGGCGAGCGCCTGGAGCTTGTGGCCCGCCCGGGCGTCTATCTGGCCGGCCAGATCACGGGCGTGGAGGGCTATGTGGAGTCGGCGGCCTGCGGCCTGTGGCTGGGGGTGCAGTTGGGGGCGCGCCTAGGAAGGGGTGTGGAGATGTCCCCGCCGCCGCGCGAGACGGCGCTTGGGGCGCTGCTCCATCATCTGCGCACGCCGGCCAAGAAATTCCAGCCGAGCAACGTCAATTTCGGCCTCACCCCTCCCCTGGAGGAGCGCATGAAGAAGGCGAACCGGAAGATGGCGTATCCGGAGCGGGCGCGAAAGGCGTGGGGGGAGTGGCGGGATTATAGTTAA
- the murB gene encoding UDP-N-acetylmuramate dehydrogenase: MDDGWTSLTELNSYRVEAYAACCLFPATVEELREAMRPAAGQAVHMLGHGCNVILASKYYDARHRFVCTRRLEPGIVVDGREVRAGAGARLRDVCRAAARAGLTGLECLWDIPGSVGGAAFMNAGAYGTSFYDGVVSVEAYEPGADRLRTLSRQDCRPAYRTTAFQGTDAVIVSVRLRLAPGDRAAILAEMGRIGKLRRSKLPYDLPSAGSVFRRPEGAPPVGVIMEEAGLKGFRIGGAQISPRHGGIIVNAGGATGEDILAVITKMHEVMLCYYNTVPKLEQIII; the protein is encoded by the coding sequence ATGGATGATGGCTGGACCAGTTTGACGGAGCTCAACTCCTATCGTGTGGAGGCCTATGCGGCCTGCTGCCTGTTTCCGGCAACCGTCGAGGAGCTGCGCGAGGCCATGCGCCCGGCGGCCGGACAGGCCGTGCACATGCTCGGCCACGGCTGCAACGTGATCCTGGCCAGCAAGTACTATGACGCGCGCCATCGTTTTGTGTGCACGCGCCGCCTGGAGCCGGGCATCGTCGTGGACGGCCGCGAGGTGCGGGCCGGGGCCGGGGCGCGGCTGCGCGATGTCTGCCGCGCGGCGGCCAGGGCTGGGCTGACGGGCCTGGAGTGCCTGTGGGACATCCCGGGCAGTGTCGGCGGCGCGGCCTTCATGAATGCCGGCGCCTATGGCACGTCGTTTTACGATGGCGTCGTGTCGGTGGAGGCCTACGAGCCGGGGGCGGACCGGCTGCGCACGCTATCGCGCCAGGACTGCCGCCCGGCCTACCGCACCACGGCCTTCCAGGGCACGGACGCGGTGATCGTGTCGGTGCGCCTGCGCCTGGCGCCTGGCGACCGGGCGGCCATCCTGGCCGAGATGGGCCGTATCGGCAAACTGCGCCGTTCGAAGCTGCCGTATGATTTGCCCAGCGCCGGCAGTGTGTTCCGCCGCCCCGAGGGCGCGCCGCCGGTCGGCGTCATCATGGAGGAAGCTGGGCTCAAAGGTTTCCGCATCGGCGGCGCCCAAATCTCCCCCCGCCACGGCGGCATCATCGTCAACGCGGGAGGGGCGACGGGCGAGGATATCCTGGCGGTGATAACTAAAATGCATGAAGTCATGCTATGTTATTACAATACTGTTCCAAAATTAGAGCAAATTATTATTTGA
- a CDS encoding DUF3536 domain-containing protein, translated as MDRALCIHGHFYQPPREDPWLGHILPEGSAAPSRHWNERICRESYAPMARARRLDGAGHILELLSCYEWMSFNVGPTLLSWMARSAPETYARILEADRKSLARLGHGNALAQVYHHVILPLASDLDKELEVAWAVDDFTARFGRAPEGLWLAETAVDTPTLEVLAAAGIAFTILAPSQAEAVSDDGTAWRGVDAGSLDIRRPYKVLLPSGRPMAVFFYHGPLSQAVAFERLLADGEQFFRRLSGAAGQGLLSLATDGETYGHHFTFGEMALAYVLDQARSGRDGLTLTNYATFLAADPPRRYVRIREASAWSCAHGVERWRSDCGCTTGGHPGYNQQWRAPLRKALDLLKTRLDAHYFAVGGPLFADAGKALVAYGRVLAGSLTAEAFEAAHFAAKLPAADRGVAWKLLSMQAWGLSSFASCAWFFDEISRLEPVNGLTFACRAMELARGTGMADPEPEVTAILAEARSNDPEMGSGRDIWDNLVRPRRETPKSLVSQAMLRLTLEDRLPPSGESAEVAWPGVTVDARLDNPENGARPGTARIRYALETAVEAYAVRYRPSATADPYDGCLALAPSGGGTEEGFCLRDVRLPVNKRQSLADAFARHNEETWFAATLARAATARRLVTELQEAQHTLNLATLWLPLWPGLVWHDVFDLPLPEKNAALLRLFLLDAGRNSPVKAALEARLSDETARRLAEPDPDCRKLARLIARAADLDLHPDWWPAQNALWERRPFAGEVAELAKALGFVV; from the coding sequence ATGGACCGCGCCCTGTGCATCCACGGCCATTTCTATCAGCCGCCCCGCGAGGACCCCTGGCTCGGCCACATCCTGCCCGAAGGCAGCGCCGCGCCCAGCCGCCATTGGAACGAGCGCATCTGCCGCGAATCCTACGCGCCCATGGCCCGGGCCCGGCGCCTCGACGGCGCCGGCCATATCCTGGAACTGCTTTCCTGCTACGAATGGATGAGCTTCAACGTCGGACCGACCCTGCTCTCCTGGATGGCCCGCTCGGCCCCGGAGACCTACGCCCGCATCCTGGAGGCCGACCGCAAGAGCCTGGCCCGCCTGGGCCACGGCAACGCCCTGGCCCAAGTCTACCACCACGTCATCCTGCCCCTGGCCTCGGACCTGGACAAGGAGCTGGAAGTGGCCTGGGCCGTGGACGATTTCACGGCCCGCTTCGGCCGGGCGCCGGAAGGCCTGTGGCTGGCCGAGACGGCCGTGGACACGCCGACCCTGGAGGTGCTGGCCGCCGCCGGCATCGCCTTCACCATCCTGGCCCCGTCCCAGGCCGAGGCGGTCAGCGACGACGGCACGGCCTGGCGCGGCGTGGACGCCGGCAGCCTGGACATCCGCCGGCCCTACAAGGTGCTGCTGCCTTCCGGCCGGCCCATGGCCGTTTTCTTCTACCACGGCCCCCTGTCCCAGGCCGTGGCCTTCGAACGCCTGCTCGCCGACGGCGAGCAGTTCTTCCGCCGCCTGTCCGGGGCGGCCGGCCAGGGCCTGCTCTCCCTGGCCACGGACGGCGAGACCTACGGCCACCATTTCACCTTCGGCGAGATGGCCCTGGCCTACGTCCTGGACCAGGCCCGCTCCGGCCGCGACGGGCTTACGCTCACCAACTACGCCACGTTTCTGGCCGCCGATCCGCCGCGCCGGTATGTGCGCATCCGCGAGGCCTCGGCCTGGAGCTGCGCCCACGGCGTGGAGCGCTGGCGCTCGGACTGCGGCTGCACCACGGGCGGGCACCCGGGCTACAACCAGCAATGGCGCGCCCCCCTGCGCAAGGCCCTGGACCTGCTCAAAACCCGCCTGGACGCCCATTACTTCGCCGTGGGCGGCCCCCTTTTCGCCGACGCCGGAAAGGCGCTCGTCGCCTATGGCCGGGTCCTGGCCGGGAGCCTGACGGCCGAGGCTTTCGAGGCCGCCCATTTCGCGGCGAAACTGCCGGCCGCCGACCGGGGTGTCGCCTGGAAACTGCTGTCCATGCAGGCCTGGGGGCTGTCGTCGTTTGCCAGTTGCGCCTGGTTTTTCGACGAAATCTCGCGCCTGGAGCCGGTCAACGGCCTGACCTTCGCCTGCCGGGCCATGGAACTGGCCCGCGGCACGGGCATGGCCGATCCCGAGCCGGAAGTGACGGCCATCCTGGCCGAGGCCCGCTCCAACGACCCCGAGATGGGCAGTGGCCGCGACATCTGGGACAACCTGGTGCGGCCGCGCCGTGAAACACCCAAGTCCCTCGTTTCCCAGGCGATGCTGCGCCTGACCCTGGAGGACCGGCTGCCGCCGTCCGGGGAGTCGGCCGAGGTCGCCTGGCCGGGCGTGACCGTGGACGCTCGCCTGGACAACCCCGAGAACGGCGCCCGGCCGGGTACGGCCCGTATCCGCTACGCCCTGGAAACCGCCGTCGAGGCCTACGCCGTGCGCTACCGGCCTTCGGCCACGGCCGACCCGTACGACGGCTGCCTGGCCCTGGCCCCTTCGGGCGGCGGGACCGAGGAAGGATTTTGCCTGCGCGACGTGCGCCTGCCGGTCAACAAGCGCCAGTCCCTGGCCGATGCGTTTGCCCGGCACAACGAGGAAACCTGGTTCGCCGCCACCCTGGCCAGGGCGGCCACGGCCCGCCGGCTCGTGACCGAGTTGCAGGAGGCCCAGCACACCCTCAACCTGGCCACGCTGTGGCTGCCGCTGTGGCCGGGCCTGGTCTGGCACGACGTGTTCGATTTGCCGCTTCCCGAAAAAAACGCCGCCTTGCTGCGGCTTTTCCTGCTCGACGCCGGGCGCAATTCGCCGGTCAAGGCGGCGCTCGAGGCGCGGCTTTCCGACGAGACGGCCCGGCGCCTGGCCGAACCGGACCCGGATTGCCGCAAGCTGGCCCGGCTCATCGCCCGCGCCGCCGACCTGGACCTGCACCCCGACTGGTGGCCGGCCCAGAACGCCCTGTGGGAGCGCCGCCCCTTCGCCGGGGAGGTGGCGGAGTTGGCCAAGGCGCTGGGGTTCGTGGTGTAG
- a CDS encoding HAMP domain-containing protein codes for MRFPLFSAKIAVAVFVPALSALLLGLFAVSRLDALADRSRALETARLPRADLAVAVERQLLLAAQAIRGYALTADREALERAKKDLAKAADALHDAREAATRPGMESLAAEAEKIGYFLDAYKKAAEASVVGNERLEADRQALSRAAETYAGAVAAYIEQKTAQWDKELAAKYPQPEPLRQHARRLKIAQAAQAAGRDVAQAAETARAGRDPGKLAEATARFDAAEAALRDARAGSDDDARRLSPAFAALADYRQAVSALLADWEALRATGRQILEAERASLTAATQLGGASLAEAAGDAGALAGSLRGSRLTLLAAAWGILALGAVFAVAAAMALGLPVRRCAFFARDLSDGRVIGNLAVSGRDEVGRLAESLREMARRIGKRLAR; via the coding sequence ATGAGGTTTCCGCTTTTTTCCGCCAAGATCGCCGTGGCCGTCTTTGTGCCGGCGCTGTCGGCCCTGCTGCTTGGGCTTTTCGCCGTCTCCCGCCTGGACGCCCTGGCCGACCGGTCCAGGGCCCTCGAAACCGCGCGCCTGCCCCGGGCCGACCTGGCCGTGGCCGTGGAACGCCAGCTCCTGCTGGCCGCCCAGGCCATCCGGGGCTACGCCCTGACCGCCGATCGCGAAGCCCTGGAACGGGCCAAGAAAGACCTGGCCAAGGCCGCCGACGCCCTGCACGACGCCCGCGAGGCCGCCACCCGGCCGGGTATGGAATCCCTGGCCGCCGAGGCCGAGAAGATCGGCTACTTTCTCGACGCCTACAAAAAGGCCGCCGAGGCCTCGGTGGTCGGCAACGAACGCCTGGAGGCCGACCGCCAGGCCTTGAGCCGGGCCGCCGAAACCTACGCCGGGGCCGTGGCCGCCTATATCGAGCAGAAAACCGCCCAGTGGGACAAGGAACTGGCCGCCAAGTATCCCCAGCCCGAGCCCCTGCGCCAGCACGCCAGGCGCCTGAAGATCGCCCAGGCCGCCCAGGCCGCCGGCCGCGACGTGGCCCAGGCCGCCGAAACCGCCCGGGCCGGCCGGGACCCGGGAAAACTCGCCGAGGCCACGGCCCGCTTCGACGCGGCCGAGGCCGCCCTTCGCGACGCCCGGGCCGGCTCCGACGACGACGCCAGGCGCTTGAGCCCCGCTTTCGCCGCCCTGGCCGACTACCGCCAGGCCGTGTCGGCCCTGCTGGCCGACTGGGAGGCGTTGCGGGCCACGGGCCGACAGATCCTCGAAGCCGAGCGGGCCTCGCTGACCGCCGCCACCCAGCTCGGCGGCGCCTCCCTGGCCGAGGCCGCCGGCGACGCCGGCGCCCTGGCCGGCTCCCTTCGCGGCTCGCGCCTGACGCTGCTGGCCGCCGCCTGGGGCATCCTGGCCCTGGGCGCGGTCTTCGCCGTGGCGGCGGCCATGGCCCTGGGCCTGCCCGTGCGGCGCTGCGCCTTTTTCGCCCGCGACCTCTCCGACGGGCGCGTCATCGGCAACCTGGCCGTTTCCGGCCGCGACGAAGTGGGCCGGCTGGCCGAAAGCCTGCGGGAAATGGCCAGGCGGATCGGCAAGCGCCTGGCCAGGTAG
- the pstB gene encoding phosphate ABC transporter ATP-binding protein PstB, with the protein MPDTVKMAAANLNFYYGRFKALLDINLTVNEQQVTALIGPSGCGKSTFLRCLNRMNDLIPGTRVEGELRLDGENIYAPGLDVVELRRRVGMVFQKPNPFPKTIFENVAYGLRVGGLRDNTYISQQVEKSLKAAALFDEVKDRIHDSALGLSGGQQQRLCIARALAIEPEVLLMDEPASALDPIATQKIEELIHELKRNFTIIIVTHSMQQAARVSDRTAFFYMGKLIEVDATETIFTRPAQKQTEDYITGRFG; encoded by the coding sequence ATGCCCGACACCGTCAAAATGGCCGCCGCCAACCTCAACTTCTATTACGGCCGCTTCAAGGCCTTGCTGGACATCAACCTGACCGTCAACGAGCAGCAGGTCACGGCGCTGATCGGCCCCTCGGGCTGCGGCAAATCGACCTTCCTGCGCTGTCTCAACCGCATGAACGACCTCATCCCCGGCACCCGGGTCGAGGGCGAATTGCGGCTCGACGGCGAGAACATCTACGCCCCGGGCCTGGACGTGGTCGAGTTGCGCCGCCGGGTGGGCATGGTCTTCCAGAAGCCCAACCCCTTCCCCAAGACCATCTTCGAGAACGTGGCCTACGGCTTGCGCGTGGGCGGCCTCCGCGACAACACCTACATCTCCCAGCAGGTGGAAAAAAGCCTCAAGGCCGCGGCCCTGTTCGACGAGGTGAAAGACCGCATCCACGACTCGGCCCTGGGCCTTTCCGGCGGCCAGCAGCAGCGGCTGTGCATCGCCCGGGCCCTGGCCATCGAGCCCGAGGTCCTGCTCATGGACGAACCGGCCTCGGCGCTCGACCCCATCGCCACCCAGAAGATCGAAGAGCTCATCCACGAGCTCAAGCGCAACTTCACCATCATCATCGTCACCCACAGCATGCAGCAGGCGGCCCGCGTCTCGGACCGCACCGCCTTTTTCTACATGGGCAAGCTCATCGAGGTCGATGCCACGGAAACCATCTTCACCCGGCCGGCCCAGAAGCAGACCGAGGATTACATCACCGGCCGTTTCGGCTGA
- a CDS encoding ATP-binding protein produces the protein MSAVASLGLRAAGVGLAVTAASLAVAEFLPAGLPRADRLPAMAVALLLAGAVFLVIGRRLARSLAEVIAVARAIGDGDFRRRLHLSPGGEFTALAEAVNHMARRIESHIATITDQKTQLEAILDGMREGVMVLDAAGKIRVANPALRRIVPVTGEVLGRRPIEAAPSPELQLACDRLLGDRSGESPSGAALEVELAPGRFYEVSLVRLDQGPADTRRDHGAVLVFHDVSEMRRLSRVRRDFAANVTHEMRTPLTSIKGYAETLLSAVPELTPEKRRFLDVILKNANHMSKMVDDILTLARLEEQPEGPSGAKGQAAPAPTADPAAALAEAMRECEPLAEAKRLSFDNRLPEEALSVRCDTGQLTQVWRNLLENATRFAPEGTRIVLTASPDPGGETVTFGVLDQGPGIPPEERQRVFERFYRVERHRSKTPGSTGLGLAIVKHIVERHGGRVWVDRARGEMTGAAFHFTLNLARRPQTEA, from the coding sequence GTGTCCGCCGTCGCCAGCCTGGGGCTTCGGGCCGCCGGCGTGGGCCTGGCGGTCACGGCCGCCAGCCTCGCCGTGGCCGAGTTCCTTCCCGCCGGCCTCCCCCGGGCCGACCGCCTGCCGGCCATGGCCGTCGCCCTGCTGCTGGCCGGCGCCGTCTTTCTCGTCATCGGCCGCCGTCTGGCCCGCTCCCTGGCCGAGGTCATCGCCGTGGCCCGGGCCATCGGCGACGGCGACTTCCGCCGCCGGCTCCACCTTTCCCCGGGCGGCGAGTTCACCGCCCTGGCCGAGGCCGTCAACCACATGGCCCGGCGCATCGAATCCCACATCGCCACCATCACCGACCAGAAAACCCAGCTCGAGGCCATTCTCGACGGCATGCGCGAGGGCGTGATGGTCCTCGACGCCGCCGGGAAAATCCGGGTGGCCAACCCGGCCCTGCGGCGCATCGTGCCGGTCACGGGCGAGGTGCTCGGCCGCCGTCCCATCGAGGCGGCCCCGAGCCCGGAACTGCAGCTGGCCTGCGACCGGCTGCTCGGCGACCGCTCCGGCGAGTCCCCGTCCGGCGCCGCCCTGGAGGTGGAGCTCGCCCCGGGGCGCTTCTACGAGGTGTCCCTGGTGCGCCTGGACCAGGGCCCGGCCGACACCCGGCGCGACCACGGCGCGGTACTGGTCTTTCACGACGTGTCGGAGATGCGCCGGCTGTCCCGGGTGCGCCGCGATTTCGCCGCCAACGTCACCCACGAGATGCGCACGCCGCTGACCTCCATCAAGGGCTACGCCGAGACGCTCCTTTCCGCCGTGCCGGAGCTGACCCCGGAAAAACGCCGCTTCCTCGACGTGATCCTCAAAAACGCCAACCACATGTCCAAGATGGTGGACGACATCCTCACCCTGGCCCGGCTGGAGGAACAGCCCGAGGGACCGTCCGGGGCCAAGGGGCAGGCCGCCCCCGCGCCGACGGCCGACCCGGCCGCCGCCCTGGCCGAGGCCATGCGGGAATGCGAGCCCCTGGCCGAGGCCAAGCGCCTGTCCTTCGACAACCGGCTGCCCGAGGAGGCGCTTTCCGTGCGCTGCGACACCGGCCAGCTCACCCAGGTCTGGCGCAACCTGCTCGAAAACGCCACCCGCTTCGCCCCCGAGGGCACGCGCATCGTCCTGACCGCCAGCCCGGACCCGGGCGGCGAAACCGTCACTTTCGGCGTCCTCGACCAGGGGCCCGGCATCCCGCCCGAGGAACGCCAGCGCGTCTTCGAACGCTTCTACCGGGTGGAGCGCCACCGCTCCAAGACGCCCGGCAGCACGGGACTGGGCCTGGCCATCGTCAAGCACATCGTGGAACGCCACGGCGGCCGCGTCTGGGTCGACCGGGCCCGGGGCGAGATGACCGGGGCGGCCTTCCACTTCACCCTGAACCTTGCCCGCCGGCCCCAGACCGAAGCGTAA